Proteins from one Nodularia sp. LEGE 06071 genomic window:
- a CDS encoding valine--pyruvate transaminase — translation MNPALTKIGAQMSNLTGVRAIMKDIIETLKAGVGQEFINLSAGNPLILPEVEQLWRDCTAELLAGSEYGEVVCRYGSSQGYAPLIEAIANDFNKRYGLNLSDRNILITPGSQSLYFYAANSFGGYTTSGELKQIVLPLSPDYTGYGGVCLEQEALIAYKPTLDIDEAAHRFKYRPDFSQLSITDSTGCVIFSRPCNPTGNVLSDDEVKKIAALAAPYNVPVLIDSAYAPPFPALNFTEMTPVFGDNILHCMSLSKVGLPGERIGVAIGDEGIIQALECFQTNLCIHPSRYGQAIAAIAINSGALPKIAEEVIRPFYQKKFTVLENTLDTAMPKDLPWFLHRGEGAIFAWLWLQDLPMTDWEFYQELKQVGVIVVPGSTFFPGLREEWQHKHQCLRISLTGTDEEIATGMQRLAQVAEQVYQRAVVSLK, via the coding sequence ATGAACCCTGCCCTCACGAAAATTGGCGCTCAAATGTCTAACTTGACTGGCGTTAGAGCGATTATGAAGGATATTATTGAAACTTTAAAAGCTGGGGTAGGGCAAGAATTTATTAATTTGAGTGCTGGAAACCCGTTGATTTTACCAGAGGTGGAACAGTTGTGGCGGGACTGCACGGCTGAATTATTGGCTGGTTCGGAATACGGCGAGGTGGTTTGTCGTTACGGTTCGAGTCAGGGTTATGCACCGTTGATTGAGGCGATCGCCAATGACTTCAACAAACGCTATGGTTTAAACTTAAGCGATCGCAATATTTTAATTACACCCGGCAGTCAAAGCCTCTACTTCTACGCTGCCAATAGCTTTGGTGGTTACACAACAAGCGGCGAACTCAAGCAAATCGTTTTACCTCTCAGTCCCGACTATACGGGTTATGGCGGTGTTTGTTTAGAGCAAGAAGCCTTAATCGCATATAAACCAACTTTAGATATTGATGAGGCGGCTCACAGGTTTAAATATCGTCCAGATTTCAGCCAACTATCAATTACAGACAGCACGGGTTGCGTCATCTTCTCTCGTCCCTGTAACCCCACTGGTAATGTTCTCAGCGACGATGAAGTGAAAAAAATTGCGGCTTTGGCTGCACCTTACAATGTACCTGTGTTGATTGATTCGGCTTATGCGCCGCCTTTCCCAGCTTTGAACTTTACAGAAATGACACCAGTCTTTGGTGACAATATCTTGCATTGCATGAGTTTATCAAAGGTGGGATTACCTGGAGAACGCATCGGTGTTGCCATTGGTGATGAAGGCATCATCCAAGCATTAGAGTGCTTTCAGACAAATTTGTGTATTCATCCCTCACGCTATGGTCAAGCTATAGCCGCTATCGCCATCAACTCTGGTGCTTTACCTAAAATCGCTGAAGAAGTGATTCGTCCCTTCTACCAGAAAAAGTTTACTGTGCTAGAAAATACTTTAGATACGGCAATGCCCAAGGATTTACCTTGGTTCCTCCATCGCGGTGAAGGAGCTATATTTGCTTGGTTGTGGCTACAGGATTTACCCATGACTGATTGGGAATTTTACCAGGAACTGAAGCAAGTGGGTGTGATTGTTGTACCTGGTAGTACCTTTTTCCCTGGTTTGCGGGAAGAATGGCAGCACAAGCACCAATGTTTACGCATTAGTCTGACTGGTACTGATGAAGAAATTGCCACGGGAATGCAGCGTTTGGCACAGGTGGCTGAACAAGTTTATCAGCGTGCTGTTGTGAGTCTAAAATAA
- the rimM gene encoding ribosome maturation factor RimM (Essential for efficient processing of 16S rRNA), whose product MKTNRQGAKVAKKKQGSRLALSVAEGEQGAGEKFLNPVPNADEWLEIGKIVAPQGLSGELRVYPESDFPERFEVPGTRWLWHPGDQEPQPIELLSGRYVEGKNLCVITLAGVKNRNDAEALRDYKLMVPASDRPQLGEDEYHVTDLIGMSVFMQESGELVGEVVDVIPAGNFLLEVKLHQQNQAVPSETSQPKSPKNLLIPFVKAIAPVVDVPSRRIEITPPPGLLELGNG is encoded by the coding sequence ATGAAAACGAACCGCCAAGGCGCAAAGGTCGCCAAGAAGAAGCAGGGGAGCAGGCTTGCCCTGAGCGTAGCCGAAGGGGAGCAGGGAGCAGGGGAGAAGTTTCTCAACCCAGTCCCCAATGCCGATGAATGGTTAGAAATTGGTAAAATTGTCGCCCCTCAAGGGTTGTCTGGGGAGTTGCGGGTTTATCCAGAATCGGATTTTCCGGAACGGTTTGAGGTTCCGGGAACACGTTGGTTATGGCATCCTGGGGATCAGGAACCACAACCGATAGAGTTGTTGTCAGGTCGTTATGTGGAAGGGAAAAACTTGTGTGTGATTACCTTGGCTGGAGTGAAAAATCGCAATGATGCCGAGGCGTTGCGCGATTATAAGTTGATGGTTCCCGCAAGCGATCGCCCCCAATTAGGTGAAGATGAATATCATGTCACCGATTTGATCGGGATGTCCGTCTTCATGCAAGAATCTGGAGAACTTGTGGGCGAGGTGGTAGATGTGATTCCGGCTGGTAATTTTTTATTGGAAGTGAAGCTGCATCAGCAAAATCAAGCTGTTCCCTCAGAAACATCACAGCCCAAATCCCCGAAGAATCTTTTGATCCCATTTGTTAAGGCGATCGCCCCTGTAGTCGATGTTCCATCCCGTCGGATTGAAATTACTCCCCCTCCTGGGTTGCTAGAACTAGGTAATGGGTAA